In Coffea arabica cultivar ET-39 chromosome 9e, Coffea Arabica ET-39 HiFi, whole genome shotgun sequence, the genomic window AAAATTCCTCTTATTTAATAATATTGATCCTTTGCATCAATTATTTGTGAATAAAAATTGGTATTGTGAGttgcttttatttcttttctgcttttgtttaaGGTCAAATTTACACTACAAAAAGTGTTGAGACTTTTTATGTAAACGTAAAACTGGCAAAATATAACAATATAATTTGACTTGTGCTTCCAATTTGGCTACCCCTTATGATTTCGGAACATGTAACAGAAGTAGGACGGATAGCCATCACTTTTAGGACAAATTTATCAGCGAGCATTATGGTTTGTAACTATATATGTTAACAGCTAAACGGTAAATTTTTCCATTTGAAAGTCATATgccaaagcaaaaaaaaaaaaaaaagacttaaaTTTGTATAACAATTCAATCGGAGCAAATGTTGTGTTTTAAGCACAAATAATAAGCTTTTTTGCTAATTAAATTTGCATCATATTTTCCAAACAGACAATTTAGATATAGactatattaatataaattgagAAGCTTAAAATTCTAAACTTAAACTAAACTTTAGGCCGGCTTATATAGTGCCTAGTTTTTCagtcctcccccccccccccgccccgcgggaaaaacaaaaacaaaaaaaattgcaagaaCCTGACTTTGCCACTCTCTTGAACAATTGAGTAACAAGATAATCATACTTTGGTATGAAACTAGAGTTGAAAATTAGGTTGCATTTTGTCCAGCTAGAAGTACACTTGCCACTCAAGTATCCAAATGGGAAAAAacagaaaataagaaaaatatacgGATGTTTGTAACGTTGAAAAACGGAAATAAAGAAGTATTTAAGTTCCTCAAGTTAATTTTgaaatgcaagattaaaatttttgtgaagtttatttatttatttatcctaCATGTTTAATGTCCTAAACTTGCATTACATTTCACTACACATTAAACATTGcctttttagaaaatttaaccTAGTGCTTATGTCCCATGCTTAGGTAATTTTACCATCATCATGGAACCTGTTCAATAATAGGTAGTCGATTTAGTTAATTACTTAACAAAcaaattattcatttttaaaagcTTTTTGAGAATATTATGAAGAAAAGATAGTGCACCTTCTATAGAATATTTCATAAGTATTCAAATTCTTTCACTTATAATACATTATCCAGAATATCCTTCTTAAAATTTTTTCCACTGTTAATGCAGAATCTATGCATTAAACCATCCACGTTGCAGAAAAATACCTAGaatggtttcttttttttttttttttttttttatgatttcgATTCATTGCATGAAATCCTTCTATTTTACAAAAGCTTACAAATTCGCTCATGATCCTAGTAGGATCGCTAGATTTTTTTTCAATGTTAATTGGACCACAAAAATATCGTAAATAATGCATATCtataatttattaaaaaaaaaagagaatattaGCATAATAATCTGTATTTCAGATATTTTATATGAACAACTTAAACCATTCGTATTATTGATTCCAATTTTCAGTCCAAACATAAAATTAAGTGAATGGTACCTAAACTTTGAGTATTCTAATTCTGTATTTGTACTTTATGTTGAGCACTGCAAAACAAAGAACAGTCTATATTGTCCATCTTTTGTAGGTTTTTAGGATCTTACATATGATGGATGTTTTCCAAGATGAATTAATGTAGGATCACAATTTTAAAGaatcttggttaagatttttACGTTTTATAACGCTATTGGTATCCCGTTAAAACTAGAAGGATGGATTGAGAGTTCAACTTTTCTTGTCTCAGCTTGGTAATCCGGGATAAGCGATGTATCTGCTTTGTACAATAAGTGAAGTtaaactcttcttttttttttttttttattgaagttAAGCTTTAAAGAGCTGTTATTGTGAATTTTGGTTCCATATGGGTAAAATCTTCATTCTTGAAGTTACACTCAAAGAGCAGTGAGTTCCTATTACATAATTACATTATTGtatacttgattttttttcctctctttttatCTGCTTGAAGTGCAGTTTGTTCGTGTAAACCAAATATCTAAAATGTACAACAATTTATATAATTGTAAACCAAATATTGTAAGAAGTACAATAACCTGACACAACGGTGGCAAACCGCAACCGTGCTCGCTCCATGCCCTCCTTGTTTTATGTATCATTTTTCTTGGCTGAATAGTTAAATTGGTAAAACATTTAGACAGGTACCAAAAGCTAGAAAAGAGACCACTTCTCCACAACGCTGCAGTCTCaataattttttccagaaaagaaaagaaaagaaaagtaacaCTAAAGAGCTTGCAAGATTGATACGTAGCAAAGTTCAGTGTTatccaaaatgaaaaaatgaaaacagagaGGAAGAGGGTTGGCATATTTTATTTCACATCACTTGGTTTATCACTGTTGGGATGAACCATTGTTTTTACTAATCCGGTTCAATCTAAACTTACTTAACCGTTACTCAGATTTATCTATCTCtggattttttaaaaagaaagtaAGAGATTACAGTGCAACAATTCCCTCATGATATGAAAGAGGTGCATCGTACGTATCTGTAGCCAAAATCAATTACCGACATGATTAGAAGTCACTAACTAACTTTTCATGATCACTAGTATAGTTTCCAAATAGCTTGATTAACTATGTTATCATCCGTGTAAAGATGATATATAGTGATTCATCTTTTCTCTAAATTTAATGCTGTGATGCTTATGAACAACTCATATTTGACAATCTAATAAACTATTCTTGTCATTATTGCTCCTCAatttagattcaaattttgtttAGTTCTTTTTGAGTTCTAAATTTTGAATGACTTGTCATAAGAGTATACAATGTTGTTAAATGATCCTAATGTTCTTTTTGGAAATTGCATGAAGGTAAATCGACATATAAGTCATTTTGTTATTTCTTTTGTAAATCATGACCAACAATTTAGAATGAAGGAAGTACTAAACTTACTCGATCCCATATTAACCACATTAAAGGATTGAGAAGTTAATGACATTGAAGTTACTTAATTATAGATTCCTATCATATCAATTAACTTTATATAATGCTATTCTAGAATTTCCTTTATATAATCGTGGGGTTGCTTTCATGATTGATCAGGTCTTTTGCATGGTCCTGCCTTCTTTAGaaagaaagacaaaaattaTCCTAGGATTAAACTGCTGCTGCTACCATCTGAAAGCTAGGTGAGACTTTTGACTGGAGTTGCACAAATTACTTTGACACTTTTAAATATGGATGAAAACTAATTGTTTATTGCTTGATttaacaaacaattttcttgGTTCACAATTAGGCGGTGTACACATTTGCATTGCCTTAAATTCTAAAATAGCTTCATATAGCTTTAGATGTAGCTTAATTTATGCTTTGATTTGTTTGAAATGACAATCAATTTCATACGTACAAAAGAGCATGGCATTTTTAATGAAACTTAGATGTTGCATAACTTATGCTTTCGTTTGTTTAAATGAAGAATATTTTGAGATTTGTAAAAGAGTGTGACCACATTCAATGAAACCGGAGTATGTTATGCAACTAGTCTACTAGCTCAATATACACTACTGGCTAAATGCTAGCTCATTTCTATGAGGACAAAACCAAGTgaatttaatggtaaaaacttgtAATGCAGAACAGTATTGTAGATGCAAGCTCCACAACTTAAAGGCAGGTTTGACTGTTAATTTTGACGCCATTTGCATATGAAAAACAtttcccaacaaaaaaaaaagaagaagaaaaggcaaGCAATTATATGTAGTCTTCAACTTTGATACCAAAAGCTTGCTTTAGAGTACTGTGCTCTAGTGCTTGCTGATGTATCTACTCTTTAACCCTTTTAAGCGATAATATCACAGCTTTCCGTCTTTATCTTTACCCCATTGTGCTGTATTTgttgtgaaaatttttttttaggtctTGGAGGTTTAGCAAGATGGAGGAAGCTCAAGAACAGTCATCAATCATCAAAGGTAAGTTACTTATCTAATATGAATTGATAGTGTTCTTGGTTCTTTTCCATACTATGCTTCTTGCattgatttttagtttttttggaGTGGGGGGTTGTTGGGGTGCAATCATCAGCATGTTCTTTCTTTTAGACAGGTTGATGTCATGATCAGATAAGGTGGTACTTTGTTCCCTGAActtaatatttagtatttagcATGTATTTGACTGTGATTTGTTCTTCAGTCAGGATTTAGAAGTTGGTGTAATTCTCCATATTTGCATTTGGTTATTTTGAGATTTAGAATGTTAAGCGATAGAACAAAAGTTACTTGTGTATGGTTTATATGAATGTCAAGGTTTTATCCAGATTCATTAATTTTCTTCTTTCATGGAAATGTTCAGGGGATTAATTTTGTAACGACATCTTTTCTGTACTACAATATTTATggcaaacatatatatatatcagtaGGACTAATCTTTTCTCTAACCATAAATGCTTTTTCCAAGTATCATTCAGAAGGCTGATCAGGCAGAGAATATCAGGCATTTCTTATTCCCATTGAGGAACCCTGCAGTTTCTTCAGTTAGAAATTAAGTTCTTGTTGTTTCGTGATTGCCCTAAATAGTTGTGAGTAGTAAAATTGAATTGAAACTTGCATACCTATGTGCTCTGGTAATGGCAGATTTCTTCTTGCAATGCAGGTAAGTGAATATCAGGAatagtgtaccaaatttgacaTTCTGTTGCAAGTTTTATGATCTTTGATGCCTGTACTCTTGCAGaatttttctgaaattatttACCTTGCACCTTTTCATGGTATAAAGGATGATAATAATGCTACTTTTGGTAGGTTTTGCTAACCAGTTTGGCACAAATTAATGCTCATAGACGAATTCCAACTGAAACTACCTGTTAATGATAGAAACCAGCAGACAGGATAGGTAGGATACACGGTCAGCAAGTACTGAAACTAGACCAAGCTTAAAGGTGAACTAATAtgtcatataaatatatatttttttaaccgTTATGTCATATACAATTTGAAGAGTTGTTGGAAACTCCGGACCAAATTTGTTCAGCTTAAGTGACATATGGATAGCCTTATCTGGAAGTAATGCAATTATGCCGATATCCAATGCTACATCCCTTCTACTTTCTTGGTTTTAAGAATGTCAGGAATGAGATGCAGAATCCTCTTAATTATGTTTTCCAGGTTCTGAAGCTAAAGAAATGATGTCGCCTGGAATTTTCCAAGGTGACCTTCAATCAGATGCGCCATGCCTTAGGCAGTATACGTGGTGGCTTCAAGTTGCCATTTATACAATCCTCACACTTGCTGGCCAGACAGTTGGCGTTCTCTTGGGAAGATTGTATTTTGACAAGGGTGGAAATAGTGAATGGATGGCTACATTGGTGCAAAACATAGGCTTTCCAGTACTTCTTCCTTTCCTGCTTTCTTCACCCTCAAAAACTCGAAATCAAGAAACTGGCATTGTCCGGCCATCATTTGTGGTTTTAGCTTCAACTTATACCTTCCTTGGTCTATGTCTAGCAGGGGAATCTCTGTTATACTCACTTGGTCTAAAATACCTTCCAGTTTCCACTTTTTCTCTAATCAACACGAGCCAATTAGCCTTCAATGCTCTCTTTGCATATTTCCTCAACTCACAGAAGCTTACTCCTTTCATAATAAACTCGCTCGTGTTGCTGACTCTCTCCTCTGTAGTCCTCGTAATCCAAGATGATTCTGAAGATTCCAACAAAACCTCTAACAACAAATACACAGCTGGGGTCATATGCACTATTGCTGCATCTGCCTTGTATTCCTTTATGCTCTCTGCAACACAACTCATCATTCAAAAAATactgaaaaaagaaactttcaGACTGATAATTGATCTGACAATATATAAGTCCTTAGTTGCAACAGTTGCAATCACAATAGGGATTTTTGTCAGTGGACAATGGAAGAGTTTGAAGTCAGAAATGGAGGAGTTTAAGCTGGGGAAAGTGTCGTATATCATGACCTTGCTTTGGACCGCGGTATCATGGCAAGTTTTTGATCTTGGTTGCAACGGACTGATTTTCAAAGTTTCATCTCTATTCTCCAATGTCATTAGTGTTGTAGGCTTGCCTGTCGCTCCAGTTCTAGCTGTGGTATTTTTCCATGATAAGGTAACTGGTGCTAAGGTCTTATCCTTACTCTTAGCATTATGGGGATTTATATCATATGTTTATCAGCAGTATCTTGATGATATGAAGGCCAAGGCTGACAGGGATTCAACTTCCAATGAAGTTGTTGAAGCTTCCTCAGTTGGAATCAAGTAGTACTGTTCTGTAGAATTTCTAAATGTTCTTGTTCATTTAAGGACACATATTATTCTTCAACATTGTTGTCAATTTGAAAGAACAACATTAGTCTTTCCGACAAGTCTGGATAAACTGCTCGGGAATGTATGAAGTGATCAAGGCAATATATCTCAGAGTTGAGAGTTAAATGACTTTGTCTGCCATTTgttaattatcaaaaaaaaaaagtttatttttacataaattttctttttaactattcatttttgttttcaaattccTTCACAAAATCGACAAACCAAACATAAATATTTACTTTCCTAGAAGTTGAAGTCGTTTTCCTTCCTAGCTACTTTCGTTAGTAATTGAACAAGGTTATGAATTTAGCATCTTCAAGgaatttactttctttttctcCAATTCCTATTCCTTGCGAGATTTTTGTAAGGAACTCTTCTAGGACGTTTGTCCAATTCTATTTCATATGCTAAACTCTTTCTATTCTACAAAAGAAATCCACTAGAACTCTTTTCTGCTTCTTCATAATgcgcaataaaatgaaaacgtACAATCTGTTAATAAACATTAAAAGGTTAAACGATTGACTAAAACATAATTAAGCTGATGAAGTAATCAACTAGTAAAGAATATCTGACGTCCGCCTTTCTCTTGTCCTCTTCTGCTTAGAACTATTATTAAGAAATACTGTTGATGAAGCAGTTATGGTTTAAAATGTGATTTGCAACGTAAGGGTGACAAGTCACATCTTAAGATATTGGTAGCTGCAGGAAGAATAGTTGGTGAAAATTAGATGATTCAAGAAGTTATGCTCAAAAGATGGCTCAAGAAATCTGTCAAAGCTTGTTTGCAAGTCACAATAGCTTCTAAAAAAATATCTTAATTTGACAAGCAAAATTTGATATTATTCTTAAGGATTTCTTTGAATGAAATTTTAGATATTTAATTCTCTCATTGACTTTGTTTGATGTTAGCACAAAATAAATTTGTAAGATCAATTCAATTCCTTTTTATTGCATATTTTTAgtccttttttttggtttaatatatAATGCTAGTATGCAAGGGTATTTTGAGAGACAAAATGCTTTTcagcatttaatatttttttagatATATAGACTGACTTTGTTGCATGGTAATTTGGAATAGAGGAAGTAGGTGTAATATTTGAAAGGATTAataccactttgtccccccaaactttgaaCGATTATCCACTTCAGTCCCtcaacttcaaaatgggacacttaaatccctaaacttataaatacctcccacttaaggaaaattgttaacaaatcctgaatgtcgttggtggtcgaagtgtcccattttataagggtttagggatttaagtgtcccattttataagtttagggacttaagtgggaggtaatttataagtttagggacttaagtgtcccattttgaagtttaaggactgaagtgggtaatcatccaaagtttggggggacaaagtggaattaaccctatttgaaaccataggggagcCAATTAAAATTGACCGAAATCTTGAGTGAGGTTTTCTAAAATTATTCCATTTTCTATAGGGATTGCAGTGAGTAGGGTAAAATCTGATACTCACGGGTACTCAACCCGATGGTTAATCTAATTATACGACTGATGGATAATCCGTTAGGATTTAGTATTAATGAGGGCTAATCGATAAATAATCTGATAGGGTTTGGTAAGAGAATAACATAATGTGTCGATTTAACATGATGtatatattaattttagttTGACAAGAGTTAATTACCTTTTTTTGAACTATTCAAATAAGCGGCCGGAGGATATCTGATGAACTCGAAATTGAGAGGATTGGGTAATGGAAGTTAAAATCCGTACGATTACTCGATAGGGTTTGGTAAAAGATTTAGATATGCGGGTTAGGGCTTGATAAGAGAGATTTTTGAGAGTACCTGACCCACTGCCATCCCTAATTTTCTAATTGATTTCTCTTGGCTTTCACCCAAACCAAATATTTTAAATACCAAGCAATGATAAATCAAGTAATAagggttcatttgattcatGAAATGACACAGAATTGAATTACTAATTATATGTCATCTCATATTTGATTGCTTTTTATGTATAGATTTAGATAGgggtggcaatggggcggggaTGGGGTGGGGGATCcttcccccgtcccccgccccgttgtcAAATGACTCCCCCTGTCCCCCGCCCCTTGCCCCCcacccccgccccattgccCCTGCGATCCCCCGCGAGGAAAGCAAAAAGTGGCCTGAGTAAGAATATTCCACCAAGTAAATGAGAGGAAAGAACgaagaaaaaataacaaaatttggCAGTGAAATACCTCTGAGCCTTTTCTCGTTTAAGGAAGCAAAGAATTAACGGAAAATCTGAAAAAGAGCGGCAAGAGATAAGAAAGATATCCCACTACACCACAGCCCACAAGAATAAGTCGACGGAAAATCAGTGCTTTCCACAGAAATGCTCTTCTAACTTGCTACTAGACCAGAAATTCAGTTCATTtgtgcatgtgtgtgtgtgtatatatatatgtatatgtatatatatattttttatgcgggggacggggcgggggatgggacGGGTGTATGttgccccatcccccgccccgttcTAAGGCGGGGGCAAAAGTTTTGCCCTCGCCCCGCCCCATTTTTACccccgcgggcacccgcccccattgccatccctagatTTAGACATCTTATCTAACATAATTAAGTCCCCATATGGGGGATAAAAGAATCACATGGGGAAAGTGGAACTAGTTTTCCTGGAATGAGGAGAGGTGGAATGATAGCATTTTAGACTTATTTATCCCtattaataaaataatgctaAATTTTGACTACTATATAACCACACTCTTTCACTAGAATATAATCTACTGTTTGGCAAATTTGTCTCTATTAATAGCATAACAAAGTTTTGGACTAATTTATCCTTACTAATAACAAAACTAAATGTTTGACTACTTTGCCCCTATTAATAACataactaaattttgtactAATTTGTCCCTACCAGTAACAAAACTAAACTTTTAACTAATTTGTCTCTATTAATAACATAACTATTGGAATAATTTACCCCTACTAAAAGCAAAACTAACTATTGGACTAATTTAGCCCTATTAGTTAATTATACAACCATACTTTCTTAGTCAATTTTGGTTCataaaaggttttttttttataatttggtTCATAAAAGGTTAAGCATGTATATTGCGCATTGTTAACTGGGGATTCAATAAGCTGAATCCCATCCAAGACAAAAATTTACATGTTAGCTTGAGTCCGGACTACACAAAGCTCATATATATGAAGGCCTGCCTCAACTATTTGTTTGATA contains:
- the LOC113707835 gene encoding purine permease 21-like isoform X1; the protein is MEEAQEQSSIIKGSEAKEMMSPGIFQGDLQSDAPCLRQYTWWLQVAIYTILTLAGQTVGVLLGRLYFDKGGNSEWMATLVQNIGFPVLLPFLLSSPSKTRNQETGIVRPSFVVLASTYTFLGLCLAGESLLYSLGLKYLPVSTFSLINTSQLAFNALFAYFLNSQKLTPFIINSLVLLTLSSVVLVIQDDSEDSNKTSNNKYTAGVICTIAASALYSFMLSATQLIIQKILKKETFRLIIDLTIYKSLVATVAITIGIFVSGQWKSLKSEMEEFKLGKVSYIMTLLWTAVSWQVFDLGCNGLIFKVSSLFSNVISVVGLPVAPVLAVVFFHDKVTGAKVLSLLLALWGFISYVYQQYLDDMKAKADRDSTSNEVVEASSVGIK
- the LOC113707835 gene encoding purine permease 21-like isoform X2, which codes for MMSPGIFQGDLQSDAPCLRQYTWWLQVAIYTILTLAGQTVGVLLGRLYFDKGGNSEWMATLVQNIGFPVLLPFLLSSPSKTRNQETGIVRPSFVVLASTYTFLGLCLAGESLLYSLGLKYLPVSTFSLINTSQLAFNALFAYFLNSQKLTPFIINSLVLLTLSSVVLVIQDDSEDSNKTSNNKYTAGVICTIAASALYSFMLSATQLIIQKILKKETFRLIIDLTIYKSLVATVAITIGIFVSGQWKSLKSEMEEFKLGKVSYIMTLLWTAVSWQVFDLGCNGLIFKVSSLFSNVISVVGLPVAPVLAVVFFHDKVTGAKVLSLLLALWGFISYVYQQYLDDMKAKADRDSTSNEVVEASSVGIK